One Etheostoma cragini isolate CJK2018 chromosome 6, CSU_Ecrag_1.0, whole genome shotgun sequence DNA window includes the following coding sequences:
- the arid1aa gene encoding AT-rich interactive domain-containing protein 1A isoform X3: MAAQVASAATLNTSPPSELKKPDRDNKEDSVPGEKQSDKKLPGLDSDSPGRGDLQDGADGRNAGGGGEPEMKNGNGNPPRANNNNQNDSVGPEGNNHPGLVHHHGTAFPPPSYGYSQHYGRAPFHQHGGQQSPGMAAAAGPVVQSSNMMDPYQPNSHEHGFSNHQFNNYNPFPNRTPYPGQAYAMNSPRSTQAPTAGGQPANVKQQPPAGGPTAMAGSYSNQRYNIGNPQPTSTPTLNKLLTSPSATRGYPNYPSNDYSSQEGANKGPADMGSSGLYGGSNPGWQQRSHHPSPMSPGSAGQPLVRNQPPGPIDPMAKMRGQPYGAGSPYNQQAPQGPPTGPQQGPGYPGQGYGPPGPQRFPVGMQGRTPGSMGSMSYGPQMGSYGQQGPGGYGSQSQAPYYGQPGQAPHPSQQQTPYSQPTSVQPGGQTPYPGQTHPPPTSAPHNQGTQPYQQPHMPPQSQGQLPGPSQGPPQSQPPYSQTSAPQSGQSLYAQQQGPPNQAPQPPSSQEPTGPQGQSNYPGSTQGPQQPPSQQQQAQSQPPQQPPGHSQHPQGQTTAYPQNPQQPQQQQAQQSPYQRFPPPQQQEVSQDSFQSSAPPSTQPKTGPEDSQGRPSSLPVSFAFRPRDLSGSIDDLPTGAEGALSPGVSTSGVSSSQGEQSNQAQSPFSPHTSPHLPGLRGPSPSPAGSPASASTPRTGPLSPANMPVTQMPPRPSSVQSDGSLHPAMSQSPMAQDRGFMQRNPQMTYGSPQSASALSPRQSSGGQMHPGMGPYQQNNSMGGYGQQGGQYGPQGYPRQPGYSNMPNANYTGPGIGPINSMAGQGAGPPYSGMPPGRMPPNQMGARPYGPNMGPNMGPNMGPNIPPNMGNMPPQVGSGMCPPPGMNRKPQDPTAMQHPATNSMHNRMPGYPNMSPGMIGSGPPYGPPMNNMPGMMNTQGGSPYPMGPNMANNSSGMAPSPEVNNKMNNKVDGSGTPKPEPKSKKSNSSTTTNEKITRLYELGPEPDRKMWVDRYLAFIEEKAMGMTNLPAVGRKPLDLFRLYMSVKEIGSMAQVSKNKKWRDLATSLNVGTSSSAASSLKKQYIQCLYAFECKIERGEDPPPEIFTDNKKNQAAKVQPPSPASLCSTAGSGSLQGPQTPQSNSSSMAEGGDLKPPTPASTPHTQMPPMPPGPSVNLQDPFSEVSDPAFPRKNMTPNSAYQAGMNTPDMQGRMGTYEPNKDPFGNMRKVGEHFLPANQGPNSGVGDQQQQQQPPQQQQPPFNRGPPGAIGTMPMGPRQQFPYGPGYDRRSEQGMGPEGNMGPGAPQPNPMIPANADTGMYSPNRFPPQQPRHDSYGNQYPGQGTPPTGSYPNQQPGMYPQQQQSYKRPVEGGYPPSKRHETEYSGPFHGGQQPPPQQQPGGTSAPSSGQQEYNQYSGNGPYPGSDRRPPGPGNQFPFPFGRERMPVATGPNAQPNMPPQMMQSGPEGPQGGMWQGPRDINYQSYPSRQGGPGGPPQGPGYPGMNRSEEMMSSEQRMNHDGQWGGQMGPRQPPYGPAGPGQPMPRSVQPNYQPLQGVQNHIPQVSSPASMPRPMDSRTSPSKSPYIHGVMKMQKAGPPVPASHIVPPPVQSPLIRRDMPFPPGSIEASHPVLKPRRRLTVKDIGTPEAWRVMMSLKSGLLAESTWALDTINILLYDDNSISTFDLNTLPGLLELVVEYFRRCLIEIFGILREYEVGDPGQRTLLDPDALKQDLDSAEEEEQRAEDMEQEEVDDEDEEERETEGPARVKEEEEEEEDQCSESRGRDEKTEDEERKSKGSSSEQTGSSQSLAASERPKQASKFDKFPLKVVRKKDPFATSKLNNHGKLQEFDSGLLHWSAGGGDSTDHIQTHFEPRKDFLEPRERVSVPSNLLRQRVPEEVSLENCLPSEEEKSKSPDEEERPKETASPEKASSSHSSEEERKTDLETMTVEKVAKIHQENSRPIPFPGSVLTQQAQQNGTILEDEPHSKDEGPLVALANWQDSLARRCICVSNIIRSLSFVPGNDHEMSKHPGLLLLLGRLILLHHRHPERKQAPLTYEKDEDSDEGMGQRDEWWWDCLELLRENTLVTLANISGQLDLSIYPESICLPLLDGLLHWAVCPSAEAQDPFPTLGPHSALSPQRLVLETLSKLSIQDNNVDLILATPPFSRLEKLYGNLVRLIGDRKVAVCREMAVVLLANLAQGDAVAARAIAVQKGSVGNLLGFLEDSLAATQLQQSQSSLLHLQGMHFEPTSPDMMRRAARALYALAKVEENHSEFTLQESRLLDLSVSPLMNSLVSHVICDVLFLIGQS; this comes from the exons ATGGCCGCTCAGGTCGCCAGCGCCGCAACTCTTAACACTAGCCCGCCTTCGGAACTAAAAAAACCGGATCGAGACAACAAGGAGGATTCGGTACCGGGGGAGAAGCAGTCAGACAAAAAGCTGCCGGGCTTGGACAGCGATTCGCCGGGCCGGGGAGATCTGCAGGACGGGGCCGACGGTAGAAAtgcagggggaggaggggaacCTGAGATGAAGAACGGGAATGGGAACCCGCCCAGGGCTAACAATAATAACCAGAATGACTCTGTCGGACCGGAGGGAAATAACCACCCCGGGTTGGTGCATCATCACGGCACGGCGTTTCCTCCACCTTCGTACGGATATAGTCAGCACTACGGTCGGGCCCCTTTTCATCAACATGGCGGACAACAAAGCCCTGGCATGGCAGCTGCTGCGGGTCCGGTCGTTCAGTCGAGCAACATGATGGACCCATATCAACCTAATTCACACGAACATGGCTTTTCAAACCACCAGTTTAACAATTACAACCCATTCCCTAACAGGACTCCATATCCCGGCCAAGCATACGCCATGAACTCCCCTCGCAGTACCCAGGCGCCGACAGCTGGGGGGCAGCCAGCTAATGTTAAGCAGCAGCCACCAGCGGGAGGACCCACGGCGATGGCTGGATCCTACAGTAACCAGAGATATAACATTGGAAACCCACAACCTACATCCACACCGACACTCAACAAGCTCCTAACCTCCCCCAGCGCAACGCGGGGATATCCAAACTATCCGTCTAACGACTACAGTAGCCAAGAAGGAGCTAATAAGGGACCAGCAGACATGGGCAGTAGCGGTCTGTATGGAGGGAGCAATCCGGGTTGGCAACAAAGAAGCCATCACCCGTCGCCTATGAGCCCGGGAAGTGCCGGGCAGCCACTAGTTAGAAACCAG CCACCTGGTCCTATTGACCCAATGGCAAAAATGAGAGGTCAACCATACGGAGCAGGCAGTCCATACAATCAGCAGGCGCCGCAGGGGCCTCCCACAGGTCCACAACAGGGGCCCGGTTACCCTGGCCAGGGTTATGGCCCCCCAGGTCCTCAGCGATTCCCAGTGGGAATGCAAGGACGTACCCCTGGAAGCATGGGTAGCATGTCGTATGGTCCACAG ATGGGATCTTATGGACAACAGGGACCAGGAGGCTATGGCTCTCAGAGCCAGGCACCTTATTACGGCCAGCCCGGCCAGGCTCCTCACCCAAGCCAGCAGCAAACCCCCTACTCCCAGCCCACATCGGTGCAACCGGGTGGCCAGACACCTTACCCAGGGCAAACCCACCCTCCGCCGACGTCTGCTCCACACAACCAGGGAACACAACCCTATCAGCAGCCTCACATGCCCCCACAGTCCCAGGGGCAATTGCCAGGCCCATCCCAAGGGCCGCCACAGTCTCAGCCCCCTTATTCCCAAACCTCTGCCCCACAATCTGGCCAGTCTCTCTACGCCCAGCAGCAGGGACCTCCCAATCAGGCCCCACAGCCGCCAAGTTCCCAGGAACCCACTGGACCACAGGGCCAGTCAAACTATCCTGGATCCACACAGGGGCCTCAGCAGCCCCCCTCGCAGCAACAGCAGGCACAGTCTCAGCCTCCACAGCAGCCACCGGGACACAGCCAACACCCACAGGGCCAGACTACAGCATACCCGCAGAACCCTCAGCAGCCGCAACAGCAGCAAGCACAACAGTCACCTTATCAGCGCTTTCCTCCTCCACAACAGCAG GAGGTATCGCAGGACTCATTTCAATCCAGCGCCCCTCCATCCACCCAGCCTAAAACTGGCCCAGAGGACAGTCAAGGCCGCCCCTCCAGCCTTCCGGTCAGTTTTGCTTTTCGTCCTCGT GATCTGTCAGGGTCCATCGATGACCTGCCTACAGGTGCTGAAGGTGCCCTGAGTCCTGGTGTGAGCACGTCAGGTGTGTCAAGCAGCCAGGGTGAGCAGAGTAACCAGGCTCAGTCGCCCTTCTCTCCTCACACGTCTCCCCACCTGCCAGGCCTCCGGGGGCCTTCACCTTCGCCAGCTGGCTCCCCTGCCAGCGCTAGCACACCCCGCACAGGACCGCTGTCACCCGCCAACATGCCAG TGACCCAGATGCCCCCCAGGCCATCAAGTGTGCAGTCAGATGGGAGTCTACACCCTGCAATGAGCCAGTCTCCTATGGCCCAGGACAGAG GGTTTATGCAGAGAAACCCTCAGATGACTTATGGCTCCCCCCAGTCAGCCTCTGCACTGTCGCCACGCCAGTCTTCAGGGGGACAGATGCATCCTGGGATGGGCCCATATCAGCAGAACAACTCCATGGGTGGCTATGGACAACAGGGAGGACAATATGGCCCCCAAG GTTATCCCCGTCAACCGGGCTATAGCAACATGCCCAACGCAAACTACACTGGGCCAGGCATAGGCCCAATAAACTCCATGGCAGGACAGGGTGCGGGGCCGCCGTATTCTGGCATGCCCCCAGGAAGGATGCCTCCTAATCAAATGGGGGCACGTCCCTACGGCCCCAATATGGGTCCAAATATGGGGCCCAACATGGGTCCAAACATCCCTCCTAACATGGGCAACATGCCGCCCCAGGTAGGCTCAGGAATGTGTCCTCCTCCAGGCATGAACAGAAAGCCCCAGGACCCCACAGCCATGCAGCACCCTGCCACCAACTCCATGCACAACAG GATGCCTGGTTACCCCAACATGTCTCCAGGCATGATAGGCTCCGGCCCACCCTATGGCCCTCCCATGAACAACATGCCTGGAATGATGAACACTCAAGGTGGATCACCTTATCCTATGGGGCCAAACATGGCCAATAACTCAAGTG GTATGGCCCCCAGTCCAGAAGTGAACAATAAGATGAACAACAAAGTAGATGGTAGTGGAACGCCCAAGCCAGAGCCCAAATCTAAG AAGTCCAACTCTTCCACGACAACCAATGAAAAGATAACCCGTCTGTACGAGTTAGGACCAGAGCCAGACAGAAAGATGTGGGTGGACCGTTATTTGGCCTTCATTGAGGAGAAAGCCATGGGCATGACCAACCTGCCCGCTGTAGGACGCAAACCCCTCGACCTCTTCCGTCTGTATATGTCAGTCAAAGAGATCGGCAGCATGGCACAG GTTAGTAAGAATAAGAAATGGCGTGATCTGGCCACTTCCCTGAATGTGGGCACATCCAGCAGTGCTGCCAGTTCTTTGAAGAAACAGTACATCCAGTGTCTGTACGCCTTTGAGTGCAAAATTGAGCGTGGTGAGGACCCTCCTCCTGAGATTTttacagacaacaaaaagaacCAAGCTGCTAAGGTCCAGCCACCCTCTCCAG CGTCCCTCTGCTCCACAGCTGGGTCAGGCTCTCTGCAGGGTCCTCAGACACCCCAGTCCAACAGCAGCTCCATGGCTGAAGGGGGGGACCTGAAACCTCCCACTCCAGCCTCCACTCCTCATACCCAGATGCCCCCCATGCCACCAGGGCCCAG CGTTAACCTGCAGGACCCCTTCTCTGAAGTAAGTGACCCTGCTTTCCCCAGGAAGAACATGACGCCCAACTCTGCCTATCAGGCTGGCATGAACACACCAGACATGCAAGGGCGCATGGGCACCTACGAACCCAACAAGGATCCCTTTGGTAACATGCGGAAAG TCGGAGAGCACTTTCTACCTGCTAACCAGGGCCCGAACAGCGGGGTGGGtgaccaacagcagcagcagcaaccgccacagcagcagcagcctccgTTCAACAGAGGACCGCCTGGGGCCATTGGCACAATGCCAATGGGGCCCAGACAGCAGTTTCCCTATGGACCAGGCTACGACCGGAG ATCGGAGCAAGGAATGGGCCCAGAGGGCAACATGGGACCCGGTGCTCCTCAGCCAAACCCTATGATACCTGCCAATGCCGACACTGGGATGTATTCGCCAAATCGCTTCCCACCACAGCAGCCACG GCATGATTCCTATGGTAATCAGTACCCTGGACAGGGAACGCCCCCTACAGGCTCCTATCCCAATCAGCAGCCTGGAATGtacccacaacaacaacag AGTTACAAGCGTCCTGTGGAAGGGGGTTATCCTCCATCAAAACGCCATGAGACGGAGTACAGTGGTCCCTTCCATGGTGGACAACAACCACCACCGCAGCAACAGCCGGGAGGTACCTCTGCACCCTCTTCAGGACAGCAGGAGTACAATCAGTACAGCGGCAATGGACCCTACCCCGGCTCTGATCGCCGTCCACCTGGCCCAGGCAATCagtttccctttccctttggTCGTGAACGTATGCCGGTAGCGACGGGGCCCAACGCTCAGCCCAACATGCCCCCTCAGATGATGCAGTCAGGACCTGAGGGACCTCAGGGAGGTATGTGGCAGGGACCGCGAGACATAAACTATCAGAGCTACCCCAGCCGACAGGGTGGCCCTGGGGGCCCACCCCAGGGACCCGGCTACCCTGGCATGAACCGCTCTGAGGAGATGATGTCATCAGAACAGCGCATGAATCATGATGGACAGTGGGGGGGTCAGATGGGCCCGCGGCAGCCTCCTTATGGTCCAGCAGGGCCTGGCCAACCTATGCCTCGGTCAGTACAGCCCAACTACCAGCCCCTTCAGGGTGTGCAGAACCACATTCCACAGGTGTCCAGCCCGGCCTCCATGCCCCGCCCCATGGATAGCAGGACATCACCTAGTAAATCTCCCTATATACACGGAGTAATGAAGATGCAAAAGGCTGGCCCTCCAGTGCCTGCGTCTCACATTGTGCCCCCTCCGGTGCAGTCGCCTCTAATAAGACGAGACATGCCTTTTCCCCCGGGCTCTATAGAAGCGTCACATCCTGTCCTGAAACCACGTCGGAGACTCACAGTGAAAGATATTG GTACCCCTGAGGCCTGGAGAGTTATGATGTCATTAAAGTCTGGTTTATTGGCTGAGAGTACGTGGGCCTTAGATACCATCAACATTCTCCTGTATGATGACAACAGTATTTCCACCTTTGATCTCAACACG TTGCCTGGCCTACTAGAGTTGGTGGTTGAGTATTTCAGACGCTGTCTCATTGAAATCTTTGGTATTCTTCGGGAGTATGAGGTGGGAGACCCTGGCCAGAGGACACTGCTAGATCCTGATGCCTTGAAACAAGACTTGGACagtgcagaagaagaggaacaGCGGGCTGAGGACATGGAACAAGAAGAAGTAGATGACGAAGATGAGGAGGAAAGGGAAACTGAGGGGCCAGCTCgtgtgaaggaggaggaggaggaggaggaggatcagTGCTCTGAGTCTCGGGGTCGAGATGAGAAAACAGAAGATGAGGAGAGGAAGAGCAAGGGGTCTTCATCTGAACAGACGGGCTCATCGCAATCCTTAGCTGCCAGTGAGAGACCCAAACAGGCCAGCAAGTTTGACAAGTTTCCTCTAAAGGTGGTACGGAAGAAAGATCCATTTGCAACTAGCAAGTTAAATAATCATGGCAAACTGCAAGAGTTTGACAGTGGGTTACTTCATTGGAGCGCTGGAGGCGGAGACTCAACAGACCACATCCAGACTCACTTTGAACCACGCAAAGACTTCTTGGAACCACGAGAACGGGTATCTGTGCCCTCAAATTTGTTGAGGCAACGAGTCCCAGAAGAAGTGTCACTGGAAAATTGTTTGCCATCTGAGGAGGAGAAAAGCAAGAGTCCAGATGAAGAAGAGAGGCCAAAGGAGACAGCTTCCCCAGAGAAGGCCAGCTCCTCACACAgcagtgaggaggagaggaaaacagatTTGGAGACAATGACAGTTGAGAAAGTTGCCAAAATTCACCAGGAGAATAGTAGACCTATTCCTTTTCCCGGCAGTGTTTTAACCCAGCAGGCACAGCAGAATGGCACCATCCTGGAGGATGAGCCTCACAGTAAAGATGAGGGGCCACTCGTTGCACTGGCTAACTGGCAGGATTCTTTAGCCCGTCGCTGCATTTGTGTCTCCAATATAATCCGCAGCCTCTCCTTTGTGCCAGGCAATGACCACGAGATGTCCAAACATCCAGGGCTACTGCTACTACTAGGACGCCTGATCCTGCTCCACCACAGGCACCCTGAGCGCAAGCAAGCTCCGCTCACCTACGAGAAAGATGAGGACTCGGACGAGGGAATGGGCCAAAGGGATGAATGGTGGTGGGACTGCTTGGAGCTCCTGAGGGAGAACACACTGGTCACTTTGGCAAACATCTCAGGCCAACTGGACCTCTCCATTTACCCAGAGAGCATCTGCTTGCCTCTGTTGGATGGTCTTCTCCACTGGGCTGTCTGCCCATCAGCAGAGGCCCAGGACCCCTTCCCCACCCTCGGCCCCCACAGTGCTTTGTCACCTCAGAGACTGGTCCTGGAGACGCTAAGTAAGCTAAGCATTCAAGATAACAATGTGGACCTCATCTTGGCCACTCCGCCATTCAGTCGGTTGGAGAAGCTATATGGGAACCTTGTGCGGCTAATCGGAGACAGGAAGGTTGCGGTCTGCAGGGAGATGGCCGTGGTCCTGCTGGCCAACCTGGCCCAGGGTGATGCTGTGGCAGCCAGAGCAATCGCTGTTCAGAAAGGCAGTGTGGGCAACCTGCTGGGCTTCCTAGAAGACAGTCTGGCTGCCACACAGCTTCAGCAGAGCCAGAGCTCTCTACTACACCTACAGGGGATGCACTTCGAGCCCACAAGCCCGGACATGATGCGGCGAGCGGCCCGGGCTCTGTACGCCTTAGCCAAGGTGGAGGAGAACCACTCAGAGTTCACACTACAAGAGTCCCGACTCCTCGACCTTTCAGTGTCTCCCCTAATGAACTCACTGGTTTCTCATGTTATCTGTGATGTACTCTTTTTGATTGGCCAGTCATGA